Proteins encoded together in one Candidatus Hydrogenedens sp. window:
- the thiD gene encoding bifunctional hydroxymethylpyrimidine kinase/phosphomethylpyrimidine kinase — protein sequence MLKKKKTPRVLTIAGSDSGGGAGIQADLKTISALNCYGMSAITAITAQNTIGVSAVHPIPPDIVKEQIEVVMQDIGADAIKTGMLWGSDTIRAIHDALSSFSDFYLVIDPVLVAKSGDLLLQREALETLLEFLVPQAWIITPNLPELRELTGIEPENEESLLRSAEVLLERGARYVLVKGGHANGKIVTDWLISNDGNVNHFLSQRIDTKNTHGTGCTLSSAIACYLAHGLPTITAVERAIQFVHKAIETAPSLGHGHGPLNHLWRNKPI from the coding sequence ATGTTAAAGAAAAAGAAAACGCCAAGAGTATTAACTATAGCAGGTAGTGATTCAGGTGGTGGTGCAGGCATTCAGGCAGATTTAAAAACAATTTCAGCATTGAATTGTTATGGAATGTCTGCAATTACAGCAATTACTGCCCAGAATACGATTGGAGTGTCTGCGGTACATCCAATTCCTCCTGATATTGTAAAAGAACAAATTGAAGTAGTGATGCAGGATATTGGTGCAGATGCGATAAAAACAGGCATGCTTTGGGGAAGTGACACAATTCGGGCAATACATGATGCGTTAAGTTCCTTTTCGGACTTCTATCTCGTTATAGACCCTGTGCTTGTGGCAAAAAGTGGTGATTTATTATTACAAAGAGAGGCATTAGAAACACTTCTGGAATTCCTTGTTCCGCAAGCATGGATTATTACTCCAAACTTGCCAGAATTGAGAGAACTTACGGGTATAGAGCCCGAAAATGAAGAATCATTACTTCGTTCTGCGGAAGTACTTTTGGAAAGAGGAGCACGGTATGTGTTAGTTAAAGGAGGGCACGCTAACGGGAAAATAGTAACGGATTGGTTGATTTCGAACGATGGGAACGTTAATCATTTTTTATCTCAGCGAATTGATACAAAAAACACTCATGGCACAGGTTGTACACTTTCCAGTGCTATTGCGTGTTATCTTGCTCACGGCTTGCCAACTATAACTGCAGTAGAACGTGCTATACAATTTGTCCACAAAGCGATAGAAACAGCCCCATCATTAGGACATGGACATGGACCTTTAAATCACCTCTGGCGAAACAAACCGATTTGA
- a CDS encoding nucleoside transporter C-terminal domain-containing protein: protein MGLRFNSFLGLVVFFLVAFLLSENRNNIRWNVVVWGFGLQFFFALLLLRADWLVLVPNGVLNGIDSILGTDFFPTISPRIGIYLFEWIKKGFDLITEASGAGAQFLFGSLTEFFILDKAMVQNAEGQLVPTQPFVVSAVVAFKVLPVIIFVSACSAILQHLGIIQKIVKGLAWLMQKSMKTSGAETFTTGLLVFLGIESMSAVRGYIENMTRSELFTIMTAFLATIAVSVMVAYANFGAEPGHLITASIMSAPSAIAFAKILIPETETPRTTDVKSVDVPIETQNIFDAASQGASIGLTMALNVGALLIVFVGLIHLCDTITVSVTGKTLSHLLSYLFLPFAYLMGVQTKDISVMSELLAVKSVFNEFLAYQRFQVLIENNMVTHRTLVIATYALCGFANPGSLGIMIGGISALAPQRRAEIATMSIKAFIAGTLACFSTACIAGIISS from the coding sequence ATGGGTTTAAGGTTTAATAGTTTTTTAGGGTTGGTTGTCTTTTTTTTAGTAGCATTTTTGTTGAGTGAGAATAGAAATAATATCCGCTGGAATGTTGTAGTATGGGGTTTTGGTCTTCAATTCTTTTTTGCTCTGTTATTATTACGAGCGGATTGGTTGGTACTGGTTCCCAATGGAGTATTAAATGGTATTGACAGTATATTGGGAACAGATTTTTTCCCTACCATATCGCCACGTATCGGAATTTATCTTTTTGAGTGGATAAAGAAAGGGTTTGATTTGATAACCGAAGCCAGTGGTGCAGGAGCACAATTTTTGTTCGGTAGTCTTACTGAGTTTTTTATTTTAGATAAAGCCATGGTTCAGAATGCAGAAGGTCAACTTGTACCTACCCAACCGTTTGTTGTAAGTGCAGTTGTGGCCTTTAAGGTGTTACCAGTTATTATTTTTGTTTCAGCATGTTCTGCTATCTTACAGCATTTAGGGATAATCCAGAAAATCGTAAAAGGTCTGGCATGGCTTATGCAGAAATCGATGAAGACATCAGGGGCAGAAACATTTACCACAGGATTGCTTGTATTTTTAGGAATTGAATCAATGAGTGCAGTGCGTGGATATATTGAGAACATGACTCGTTCGGAGTTATTCACCATCATGACTGCATTTTTAGCGACTATTGCTGTAAGTGTAATGGTAGCATACGCAAATTTTGGAGCAGAGCCTGGGCATCTCATAACCGCTTCTATTATGAGTGCACCCTCTGCGATTGCATTTGCAAAGATACTTATTCCAGAGACGGAGACACCACGAACTACTGATGTTAAATCTGTGGATGTTCCAATAGAGACACAAAATATTTTTGATGCGGCTTCGCAAGGTGCGAGTATAGGATTAACTATGGCGTTAAATGTTGGGGCGTTACTTATTGTATTCGTCGGCTTGATTCATCTTTGCGATACTATTACCGTGAGTGTAACAGGTAAAACTCTCAGTCATCTGTTAAGTTACTTGTTTTTACCTTTTGCTTACCTGATGGGCGTTCAAACAAAGGACATCAGTGTTATGTCAGAACTATTGGCGGTTAAATCTGTGTTCAATGAATTTCTGGCTTATCAGCGATTTCAGGTATTAATAGAAAACAATATGGTTACACATCGGACTTTAGTGATAGCAACTTATGCTCTTTGTGGTTTTGCGAATCCAGGGAGTTTGGGAATTATGATTGGAGGGATTTCTGCATTAGCACCGCAACGTCGTGCAGAAATTGCAACAATGAGTATCAAAGCGTTTATTGCAGGCACACTGGCTTGTTTTTCAACCGCATGTATTGCAGGAATTATTTCTTCTTAA
- a CDS encoding DUF6141 family protein, with product MSIQFEKVKKDVLPPESELLYKEVQKFTQWWLWLIIGGAVLFQIVVIGNAIVTQLIFGQPWGDKPMSDVGLIFFVLWVTFVFSFVIALFLVLRLETCVYLDGIYIRYFPFHYKYRKISWDKLDEIVGKKYHPVIEYGGWGIRWNFRSWAYTVSGNTCVELRKGKYKIVIGTKKLDEILPALDKAQNLYMAQSYMS from the coding sequence ATGAGTATTCAATTTGAGAAAGTAAAAAAAGATGTTCTCCCCCCTGAGAGTGAACTTTTATATAAAGAAGTCCAGAAGTTTACACAATGGTGGCTTTGGTTGATTATAGGTGGTGCGGTATTATTTCAAATAGTAGTTATTGGAAATGCAATTGTAACCCAATTAATTTTTGGTCAACCCTGGGGGGATAAACCTATGTCAGATGTAGGTTTGATTTTTTTTGTTTTGTGGGTTACGTTCGTTTTTTCGTTTGTTATAGCCCTTTTTTTGGTGCTTCGGCTTGAAACTTGTGTTTATTTAGATGGGATATATATTCGGTATTTTCCGTTTCATTATAAATATCGTAAGATTTCATGGGATAAGTTAGATGAAATTGTTGGAAAGAAATACCATCCTGTTATAGAATACGGAGGTTGGGGTATTCGTTGGAATTTTAGGTCGTGGGCATATACGGTGAGTGGAAACACGTGTGTAGAATTAAGGAAAGGAAAGTATAAAATTGTGATAGGAACCAAAAAATTGGACGAGATATTACCTGCTCTTGACAAAGCACAAAATCTTTATATGGCACAAAGTTATATGAGTTAA
- the hypE gene encoding hydrogenase expression/formation protein HypE gives MDNNFKQPLSWGCPIDRVEYGKIVLAHGGGGTLMHQLIKHVFEPAFANPFLQQHHDSTILDMDGIHLAFTTDSFVVKPLFFPGGNIGKLAICGTVNDLAMAGACPMYISVGFILEEGLDIRTLQKIVDTMKYEGDCAGVSIVTGDTKVIEGKSGDGMYINTSGIGIVRQEPPPSPFQIQPGDHILINGDIGRHGLAVLSAREEIHFEPPLESDCASLGTIILAMFENNIPVHCLRDCTRGGLASALNELAQDSQLTFIIDENQVPIRDDVRGACEILGLNPFYVANEGRFIAFIPQEFVSETLQLWKDLEPESIPKDIGVVVDNRNTPVILKNTIGIEVSLPMLSGEQLPRIC, from the coding sequence ATGGATAACAATTTTAAACAGCCATTATCATGGGGATGTCCGATTGACCGAGTTGAATATGGCAAAATTGTATTGGCTCATGGTGGAGGAGGGACTCTTATGCATCAGCTTATTAAACATGTTTTTGAACCTGCGTTTGCTAATCCCTTCCTACAGCAACACCATGATTCGACTATTTTAGATATGGATGGGATTCATCTCGCATTTACAACGGATTCTTTTGTTGTAAAGCCGTTGTTTTTTCCAGGGGGAAACATCGGGAAATTGGCAATTTGTGGCACAGTTAATGACCTTGCTATGGCTGGTGCCTGTCCTATGTATATTAGTGTAGGATTTATTTTGGAAGAAGGACTGGATATAAGGACACTTCAGAAGATTGTTGATACGATGAAATATGAAGGGGACTGTGCTGGTGTGAGTATTGTGACAGGTGACACTAAGGTTATTGAGGGCAAATCTGGGGATGGAATGTATATAAATACCAGTGGGATTGGCATTGTTCGTCAGGAACCACCACCATCTCCGTTTCAAATCCAGCCAGGAGACCATATCCTTATCAATGGTGATATTGGCAGACATGGTTTGGCGGTATTGAGTGCACGCGAAGAGATTCATTTTGAACCGCCATTAGAAAGTGATTGTGCCTCTCTTGGAACGATTATACTTGCAATGTTTGAGAATAATATCCCAGTACATTGTCTCAGGGATTGTACTCGTGGGGGGTTAGCCTCCGCACTAAATGAACTTGCTCAAGATAGCCAGCTAACCTTTATTATTGATGAAAATCAAGTCCCAATCCGTGATGATGTTCGAGGTGCCTGTGAGATATTAGGACTTAATCCTTTTTATGTTGCGAATGAAGGGCGATTTATTGCATTTATACCACAGGAATTTGTTTCTGAAACATTACAGTTATGGAAAGACCTTGAGCCTGAATCCATCCCGAAGGACATAGGTGTTGTTGTTGATAATCGTAATACACCTGTTATCCTGAAAAATACGATAGGAATAGAAGTTTCTTTGCCTATGCTTAGTGGTGAACAACTTCCACGGATATGTTGA
- the hypD gene encoding hydrogenase formation protein HypD, whose protein sequence is MKYIDEYRNPAIAQQIINEIKHIVTRTWNIMEICGGQTHAILRFGIDLALSPEINLIHGPGCPVCVTSVQKIDQAIYIAQQPNTILCSFGDMLRVPGSQTSLLSVRGRGCSVQTVYSPLDTIRIAVQNPNKEVVFFAVGFETTAPANAMAVKKAKELSLKNVSLLCAQVLVPPAMVALLSDPYCQIHGFLSAGHVCTVMGYHEYEPIAETYKTPIVVTGFEPVDLLLGIKKCVQLLEQGKYEVQNAYPRAVKREGNIPAQRLIHEVFQPCDQHWRGLGVIPNSGLKLRPEYAEYDAETKFDLSKNEGLEHVSICIAGEILQGKKKPIECPAFAKQCTPENPLGAPMVSNEGACSAYYQYTRHNNAQQ, encoded by the coding sequence ATGAAATACATTGATGAGTATCGAAACCCTGCTATTGCGCAACAGATTATCAATGAGATTAAACATATAGTAACGAGAACATGGAATATCATGGAAATCTGTGGTGGTCAGACCCATGCTATTTTAAGGTTTGGGATTGACCTTGCATTATCGCCAGAGATAAATTTAATTCATGGTCCTGGGTGTCCTGTTTGTGTTACGTCTGTTCAGAAAATAGACCAGGCTATCTATATTGCCCAGCAACCTAACACGATTCTTTGTAGTTTTGGTGATATGCTTCGTGTGCCAGGTTCACAAACTTCGCTCCTATCTGTGCGTGGTCGGGGATGTTCAGTTCAGACAGTATATTCGCCGTTAGATACTATCCGAATTGCAGTTCAAAATCCGAATAAGGAAGTGGTGTTTTTTGCAGTGGGTTTTGAGACCACAGCACCAGCCAATGCTATGGCGGTTAAGAAAGCGAAGGAACTGAGTTTGAAAAATGTATCTTTACTTTGTGCTCAAGTATTAGTGCCACCTGCTATGGTAGCCTTACTGTCTGACCCTTATTGTCAGATTCATGGGTTTTTATCTGCTGGACATGTTTGTACGGTTATGGGATACCATGAATATGAACCAATAGCAGAGACATATAAGACGCCCATTGTTGTTACTGGTTTTGAGCCTGTTGACCTATTATTAGGGATAAAGAAATGTGTGCAATTGCTTGAACAAGGTAAGTATGAGGTACAAAATGCCTATCCTCGGGCAGTAAAAAGAGAGGGAAATATTCCAGCCCAGCGATTAATTCATGAAGTTTTTCAGCCTTGTGACCAGCATTGGCGAGGTTTGGGGGTTATTCCCAACAGCGGTTTAAAGTTGAGACCAGAGTATGCTGAATACGATGCAGAGACAAAGTTTGACCTCTCTAAAAATGAAGGTTTGGAACATGTATCTATATGTATTGCAGGGGAAATATTACAGGGTAAGAAGAAACCTATTGAATGTCCTGCATTTGCAAAGCAATGCACACCTGAGAATCCATTAGGTGCTCCCATGGTATCTAATGAAGGTGCTTGCTCTGCTTATTATCAATATACAAGGCATAATAACGCACAACAGTAA